In Nymphalis io chromosome 9, ilAglIoxx1.1, whole genome shotgun sequence, the genomic window GCAATCCAACTCCACCTGGTCAATCTACATCAAATCCTGCTTCAGTGAGAAGCACTCCATCCCCAGTCCCATCAAACGTTAGTTCTATATCAAAAAACACGACCACAACTAAAAGAGCAAAATCTATCTTAACTTCAGAGCGAAGTGAGGAGAGTGAATCTAGTGATGGCAGGTTAGTTTCAGAATGATAAATTTGAAATaccattttaaaaaatcatttgtaGCTTTAAACTTTAGATTTTACTGCTATCAAAAGATTTAAACCCACTCACAATTCTTTCACTCAACTTTGTAACAGACTAATATCAAAACACTAAACTATGAAAATTGTAATACTTCATACAGAAATGCTATTTACAGATGTAACTTTTTCATTCAAGTACCTTATTCATACATTTTCTTAAGTTACCctcttttatacatattttctatACTGATGACTTTCTATTTTCttctaagtaattaattttttttatttattaattgtaattcttTTGCTTACattttagtgtttataatttcattaactAATTTTAGAACCGAAGGTGAGAATTCAATGGACACAGAAGGAGAAGGGGAGCCCCTGAACCCAAACGAAATAGAGTTGGTGTTCAAGCCACACCCCACGGAGATGACGGGAGACAACCAGCTCATGAGAGCACTGAGAGACAGCTCTGTTCGTTATCTAAAAACAACTGCAAATGCTTCAGGTacactacatatatatacattattatatactaaccttttttttatagaatattaaggtaagtggtcaccaatgcccatagacattggcattgtaagaaatgttaaccatcgctgacatcaccaatgcgccaccaactttgggaactaagatgtttgtcccatgtgcttgtaattacactggctcattcgcccttcaaaccggaagacaacaataccaagtactgctgttttgttgttgaatatgagtgggtggtacctacccagacgagcttgcacaaagctctaccaccagtgctcTAAATCTCTATTTAattcaaagttttaaatataatttaggttGAAATGATATCAGTAAGTGAAACATAAATAAGTTGTCTATGATGGCaacttacaatatataataacttgttAAAAGTCACCCATAGCTTTAGGAAAAATTTTGACTTTCATTTTTAGGCTTATCTGCAGCACTCAGCATCTTTTGACTACATTCTCCTTCTCTTAGAATAAATACTATGAAAATcctgtttttattacattgtcACAATTACaagtttgtataattaattatcaattttcttttaataattaactattaaaaatgattaaatctaATCTATATAAATCAGCCACATCACAAGACTACATGTAATATTTTCTCTTTCCAGTGGATCATCTTAGCAAGTACTTAGCAATGCGTCTTACTCTAGATTTGGACGCAGAACTTCCAGAAGCATACCGTCTTCTTAACTTTTGCATCTATGTAGCTCCCTCTCCTGGTCAGTTTGTGCCACTTGCTGGCTCGCAAACTTTAAGGCAGATCAATGATAAATTCTGGAAGgtgtgaatttatttatacataataattatatacataaaattttactattttaacataataatccTTGTGaatttttttcttgaaaaaaaatttaagtttttatttttaaataacacataaagcctgcttttaatatttaaggttatatttcattcattatcaGGTATGATCTTAGGcactgtaatttataataattaataaatcaaaacattcttttaaaataaaaatctttgcccagaagtgggacttttacaagcttttacttTGACATATAAATTTCTGTaactagtaataaaaaatgatactaTACTACATAATTATgataacagactgtgaatgtcctactgctgggctaaggcctcctctcctttttttttgaggaaaaggtttggagtttattccaccacgcagctccaatacAGATTTTagcatacacatgtggcagaatttcagtgaaatttgacacatgcacatttcctcacgatgttttccttcactgtcaagcacgagatgaattataaacacaattaagcacatgaaaattcagtggtgctttcccagATTTCAACCCAtaatcatcggttaggattcacgcgtactaaccactgggccatctcataattatagtgcacaatctGAAAGTTAGTTCTATAAacaaattttccattttttataaattaagtgaTTATTTaacctaatattaatttttttttatatttttaggtcAACAAGCCTCTGGAAATGTATTATTCTTGGAAGAAAACCTAGAAATAGTTGCATTTTAGTTGTATTGTAATAACTAAAATGAATATAGTGCATACTAGTTTTAagggaaatataaaaattttaatgagaCATGGActcttttataatatgaaatttggaataaatagaatatcactgtgtatgaataaattttaaggTTAAAAATCTCTTAAAACAATTATCATAACATGAGTGTTTTAAATCTTATTACtgatgatataaataatggATTTCTGCTATTTTATACTATCGTTACATTTACATATAGGAATGAAGATCTGTTGTAAGATTAAatgtaacatatgtatatttttaattgtacacatcttttatgaatgaaatgaaatgttcgaaaattttaaacacttttatatatttatgaataatttaaaacaatttttatttctcaTGCAGTTtcagaataaaaatgtatgttacaaattataattaattcaatatatttctttcatatgttatacataaatagAAATGCATTAATTTATAACCCTTTTTtggattaattttgtaaaatgatataataagtaTTGGAGGAATGTACACCAGTTgtgcaattattaaataacattaaacctaaaatgttttattttttactaaatcaatttgagtttttttttatgtataaagataAAAGCAGGAGGACataaagcattaaaaataatttatttctcacTTCAAAATCttataacacaacaataacattcAACAAAgtacaatttacaataaaatactaaatagtgCTTTAGtggtattaaaacaatattcacatttcttaatattaatgtgaTGTTCACGTCCTTCCCAAAAAcagttataaaatcaatttatccTGCCaataggtaggtaggtactgTTGTAAAACGGCGCGAAATATAAACGCCTGTTAAGCAAGGCACagtgatttttaaaatgtacatcAATTATTTTTAGGAGGTATAAAACGTATTCGAAAAGCGTTATATTCTCTTCTAAGTGCTTTTGTTACTTCTACTTTTAAAGCTCTTAACACTTCTTCCATCTCTTCTTTATTTTCTGATTCGCGTGTAAGGACTAGTCTTTCCATGATAGCAAAGTCTAACTCTTCGACCCTTTCAGCCGCATCGGTCAATCGATCGTAATCTCTCAAGTAGTTACGAAAAGATGAACTGTCATCATCCCTGTAAGTGAGTAATCTTTCTGTATTTTCCCAAAGATCTAAAATCCGACGACCGTGTCTCATGTTACTAGAAAACATGAAATTTCTAAATAGTCGCCTTCCCTTTTCATCGTTGAgaacattttcaattttatctgTATATCGATCTAAATCTGATTTAGTTACGCCTTCAAGATCATCACAGCCGCAGACAGCAAAACAATTATCCATATTTTTGTCATTTGTAAATCACGTTAATCGCTTCCATATTTCTTATCGATTTCGATATTTTGACAAAACAAAGGTTAGC contains:
- the LOC126770671 gene encoding uncharacterized protein LOC126770671, translated to MDNCFAVCGCDDLEGVTKSDLDRYTDKIENVLNDEKGRRLFRNFMFSSNMRHGRRILDLWENTERLLTYRDDDSSSFRNYLRDYDRLTDAAERVEELDFAIMERLVLTRESENKEEMEEVLRALKVEVTKALRREYNAFRIRFIPPKNN